The following coding sequences lie in one Bifidobacterium sp. ESL0690 genomic window:
- a CDS encoding phage holin family protein produces MTRFFTRWIILTIAAAVMVLLIPSMQPIGTPPILGIAAFALFLALVNAVVKPILNWVTQILALPFSIMSLGLISIILLLIVNWLCMRLASWLAVSLFGVGVYISGFFASIIGTIIMSIVSAIVDAIIGE; encoded by the coding sequence ATGACACGATTCTTCACCCGCTGGATCATTCTGACCATAGCCGCTGCCGTGATGGTGCTGCTCATCCCCAGCATGCAGCCAATCGGCACTCCCCCGATTCTCGGCATCGCCGCCTTTGCGCTGTTTCTGGCGTTAGTCAACGCCGTTGTCAAGCCAATACTCAACTGGGTCACGCAGATTTTGGCCTTGCCGTTTTCCATCATGTCGCTGGGATTGATTTCGATTATTCTGCTCTTAATCGTCAACTGGCTGTGCATGCGGCTGGCTTCGTGGCTGGCGGTGTCGCTCTTCGGTGTAGGCGTTTATATTTCAGGCTTCTTCGCCTCGATAATAGGCACCATCATCATGTCAATCGTCTCCGCCATCGTGGATGCCATCATTGGAGAATGA
- a CDS encoding phosphopentomutase, with protein MKYNRIFGLVMDSIGTGAAPDAAKFGDEGSDTLGTIGKFFDGKLHLPNFARLGISNLRDTPIEGVPAAEHPIGCFGKMEEVSVSKDSMSGHWEMMGLPVTQQLSFFPNGFPDDILDPISEFSGRKIVGNRPESGTQILEELGEHQMKTGDLIIYTSGDSVLQIAAHEDIIPVKELYRISEFARSLVNGPKYIVGRIIARPYVGSGKGHFTRTANRHDFTLKPLGETDLDKLREAGFKTIGIGKVNDIFSGQGIDEGYHNQSNMDGMDHLDHVMTQDFTGFCFTNLVDFDAMYGHRRNPEGDGNALMDLDRRLGTVLDNMRDDDLLMITADHGNDPCFKGTDHTREYVPLLAYSPSMKHPGSLGIRKTFSDYGATVLDNFGVKTDMPGTSFLSELN; from the coding sequence ATGAAATACAATCGCATTTTTGGCTTGGTAATGGATTCCATCGGCACCGGTGCAGCTCCTGATGCCGCAAAGTTCGGCGACGAAGGTTCCGATACTTTGGGCACCATCGGCAAGTTCTTCGATGGCAAACTGCACTTGCCGAATTTTGCAAGGCTTGGCATCTCGAACCTGAGGGACACGCCCATCGAAGGCGTACCCGCGGCCGAGCATCCCATCGGCTGCTTCGGCAAGATGGAAGAGGTCTCGGTGAGCAAGGACAGCATGTCCGGCCACTGGGAAATGATGGGCCTTCCCGTCACACAGCAGTTGAGCTTCTTCCCGAACGGCTTCCCGGATGACATCCTCGACCCGATTTCCGAATTCTCCGGACGCAAGATCGTGGGCAACCGCCCCGAATCCGGCACGCAGATCCTCGAAGAGCTTGGCGAGCACCAGATGAAGACGGGCGACCTGATCATCTATACCTCCGGTGATTCCGTGCTGCAGATCGCGGCGCATGAAGACATCATCCCGGTCAAGGAACTCTATCGGATCTCCGAATTCGCACGCAGCCTGGTCAACGGCCCGAAATACATCGTCGGCCGCATCATCGCGCGCCCGTACGTCGGCAGTGGCAAGGGTCACTTCACCCGCACCGCCAACCGTCACGACTTCACCTTGAAGCCGCTGGGCGAAACCGATCTGGACAAGTTGCGTGAGGCCGGTTTCAAGACCATCGGCATCGGCAAGGTCAACGACATCTTCTCCGGCCAAGGCATCGACGAAGGCTACCACAACCAGAGCAACATGGACGGCATGGACCATCTCGACCACGTCATGACTCAGGACTTCACCGGTTTCTGCTTCACCAACCTGGTTGATTTCGACGCCATGTACGGCCACCGCCGCAACCCGGAAGGTGACGGCAACGCCTTGATGGACCTCGATCGCAGGCTGGGCACCGTGCTCGACAACATGCGCGATGACGACCTGCTGATGATCACGGCCGACCACGGCAACGACCCCTGCTTCAAGGGAACGGACCACACCAGGGAATACGTCCCGCTGCTGGCCTATTCGCCGAGCATGAAGCATCCGGGAAGCCTGGGAATCCGCAAGACCTTCTCCGATTACGGCGCCACCGTCCTCGACAACTTCGGCGTGAAGACCGACATGCCGGGCACCAGCTTCCTTTCGGAACTCAACTAA
- a CDS encoding pyrimidine-nucleoside phosphorylase: protein MRMVDVIDKKRNGGELSDEEIKFFVDGVVSGEIPDYQTSALLMSIYFKDMNDHERSQLTLDMMNSGDRLDLSGIPGIKVDKHSTGGVGDKVSLPLAAMVAATGIPVPMISGRGLGHTGGTLDKLEAIPGYQVEISEKDFIDQVKREKLAIIGATGNIAPADKKIYALRDVTDTVDSIPLIASSIMSKKIASGTDALVIDVKTGAGAFMKTLPKSEELAKALVEIGKGVGMQCMAVISDMNQPLGRKVGNTLEIEETLDTLKGKGPKDLLELVLTLGSYMVVLGKKAANEDEARAMLERTIEDGSALDRFRAMVVAQGGDGRVVDDYSIMPHAKYRIELPAKASGYVSQMLADEVGIASMKLGGGREKADDKLDYGVGIELNKKVGDKVCEGESLLTICSESEDVDDIKELLYSCIKIGDKAEPYPMIYKIIK, encoded by the coding sequence ATGCGAATGGTTGACGTTATCGACAAGAAACGAAACGGTGGGGAACTGAGCGACGAGGAGATCAAATTCTTCGTCGACGGTGTGGTGAGCGGAGAGATTCCCGATTACCAGACCAGCGCCCTGCTGATGTCCATCTATTTCAAGGACATGAACGATCACGAGCGCTCGCAGCTTACGCTCGACATGATGAACTCGGGGGACAGGCTTGACCTTTCCGGCATTCCCGGCATCAAGGTCGACAAGCACTCCACCGGCGGTGTCGGCGACAAAGTGAGCCTTCCGCTGGCGGCCATGGTGGCTGCCACGGGCATTCCCGTGCCGATGATTTCCGGGCGTGGGCTGGGCCATACCGGCGGCACGCTCGACAAGCTGGAAGCCATTCCCGGCTATCAGGTCGAAATCAGCGAAAAGGACTTCATCGATCAGGTCAAGCGCGAAAAACTCGCGATCATCGGCGCGACGGGCAACATCGCCCCGGCGGACAAGAAGATCTATGCGCTGCGCGATGTGACAGACACGGTCGATTCGATTCCGCTGATCGCCAGCTCGATTATGAGCAAGAAGATCGCATCCGGCACCGATGCGTTGGTCATCGACGTGAAAACTGGCGCGGGCGCGTTCATGAAGACGCTGCCGAAGTCCGAAGAACTGGCCAAGGCGTTGGTCGAGATTGGCAAGGGCGTCGGCATGCAATGCATGGCCGTCATCTCCGACATGAACCAGCCGTTGGGCCGCAAGGTAGGCAATACCCTGGAGATCGAAGAGACGCTTGACACCTTGAAGGGCAAGGGCCCGAAGGATTTGCTCGAATTGGTGCTCACGTTGGGCAGCTATATGGTTGTGCTCGGCAAGAAGGCGGCCAACGAGGACGAGGCGCGCGCGATGCTCGAACGCACCATCGAAGACGGTTCTGCGCTCGACAGGTTCCGCGCCATGGTCGTCGCTCAGGGCGGCGACGGACGGGTCGTCGACGATTACAGCATCATGCCGCATGCCAAGTACCGCATCGAGCTGCCGGCCAAGGCCAGCGGCTACGTCTCCCAGATGCTCGCCGACGAGGTAGGCATCGCCAGCATGAAGCTCGGCGGCGGCCGTGAGAAGGCCGACGACAAGCTTGACTACGGTGTCGGCATCGAGCTCAACAAGAAGGTCGGCGACAAGGTCTGTGAAGGCGAGTCCCTGCTCACCATTTGCAGCGAGAGCGAGGATGTCGACGACATCAAGGAACTGCTCTACAGCTGCATCAAGATCGGCGACAAGGCCGAGCCGTATCCGATGATTTACAAGATCATCAAGTAG
- the rpsD gene encoding 30S ribosomal protein S4, with amino-acid sequence MTNIQRSRRQVRLSRALGIALTPKAQRIFEKRPYAPGEHGRTRRRTESDYAVRLREKQRLRAQYGVSEKQLRAAYEKGTHTKGQTGDAMLVDLETRLDALVLRAGFARTTAQARQYVVHRHIMVDGNVVDRPSYRVKPGQTIQVKPKSQTMVPFQIAAEGVHRDVLPAVPGYLDVNLASLKATLTRKPETKEIPVEVNIQYVVEFYAR; translated from the coding sequence ATGACTAACATTCAGCGTTCTCGCCGTCAGGTGCGCCTTTCGCGTGCCCTCGGCATTGCACTGACCCCCAAGGCTCAGCGCATCTTCGAGAAGCGTCCGTACGCTCCTGGTGAGCATGGCCGCACGCGTCGCCGCACCGAATCCGATTACGCGGTTCGTCTGCGCGAGAAGCAGCGTCTGCGCGCCCAGTACGGCGTCTCCGAGAAACAGCTTCGTGCAGCTTATGAAAAGGGCACCCACACCAAGGGCCAGACCGGCGATGCAATGCTCGTCGATCTCGAGACTCGTCTCGATGCCCTGGTGCTTCGCGCAGGCTTCGCCCGCACGACCGCCCAGGCACGCCAGTATGTCGTGCACCGTCACATCATGGTCGACGGCAACGTGGTGGACCGTCCGTCCTACCGCGTCAAGCCCGGCCAGACCATCCAGGTCAAGCCGAAGAGCCAGACCATGGTTCCCTTCCAGATCGCCGCTGAAGGCGTGCACCGCGATGTACTGCCCGCAGTCCCCGGATACCTGGACGTCAACCTCGCCTCGCTCAAGGCGACTCTCACCCGCAAGCCGGAAACCAAAGAGATTCCGGTCGAGGTCAACATTCAGTACGTCGTCGAGTTCTACGCTCGCTGA
- the deoD gene encoding purine-nucleoside phosphorylase, translating into MSTHIDAQRGDIAETVLMPGDPLRAKYIAENFLTDPKRYNTVRNAFGYTGTYKGKSVSVQATGMGIPSLSIYTTELIKDFGVKNLIRVGSCGGLGKDVKLRDILIAQSASTDSSIIHNTFGQGVYFAPTADFGLLEDSYQVAKAKGISVKVGNILSEDRFYDDELDINKLADYGIMGAEMEAAGLYLLASKHHVKALAISTVSDMIGTNEGLSAEERATTFNEMIEICLEVAYQQS; encoded by the coding sequence ATGAGCACCCATATTGATGCGCAACGTGGTGATATCGCCGAAACCGTATTGATGCCGGGAGATCCGCTGCGTGCCAAGTACATCGCCGAGAACTTCCTGACCGACCCCAAGCGTTACAACACCGTGCGCAACGCGTTCGGCTACACCGGAACGTATAAGGGCAAGTCCGTTTCCGTGCAGGCCACCGGCATGGGCATTCCCTCGCTGTCGATCTATACCACCGAACTCATCAAGGACTTCGGCGTCAAGAACCTTATCCGCGTCGGCTCGTGCGGCGGCCTGGGCAAGGACGTCAAACTCCGTGACATCCTCATCGCCCAAAGCGCCAGCACCGATTCCTCCATCATCCACAACACCTTCGGCCAGGGCGTCTATTTCGCGCCCACCGCGGACTTCGGACTTCTCGAGGATTCCTACCAGGTGGCGAAAGCCAAGGGAATCTCGGTGAAGGTCGGCAACATCCTCTCCGAAGACCGTTTCTACGACGATGAGCTCGATATCAACAAGCTCGCCGATTACGGCATCATGGGCGCGGAGATGGAGGCCGCGGGCCTTTACCTGCTCGCATCGAAGCATCATGTCAAGGCTTTGGCCATTTCAACTGTCAGCGATATGATTGGCACAAATGAGGGGCTGAGCGCCGAAGAACGCGCGACCACCTTCAACGAGATGATTGAAATTTGCCTGGAGGTGGCTTATCAGCAATCATGA
- a CDS encoding sugar-binding transcriptional regulator, with the protein MSERYDRKKLAQSITAARLYYEDALDQTEIARNLGISRPTVSRLLKLARETGVIKIEINNPFVDAEDLGVQLVDKYQMNIHVAPNNYNGEISTLDSLGAYTAEYLTQTIRPGDIIGLGWGKTIHSVTTHLNNHPVEDTTVVQLKGGINIRYQDTYADESVTELASALGATPHFLPLPPFFDSKVTKEIVERDRFIKQTLELGKKANIALYSVGTVRNDALLFQLGYFNSKQKAALKKSAVGDVVSRFIDKDGKVVNKDLNDRTVGIGLSDLKAKKHSIVVAAGILKAPAIRAVMKAGYANEFIVDQAIAQELLTYED; encoded by the coding sequence ATGAGTGAGCGATACGACAGGAAAAAACTTGCCCAAAGCATCACCGCTGCGAGGCTGTATTACGAAGATGCCCTCGACCAGACGGAGATTGCCCGTAATCTGGGCATTTCGAGACCCACGGTTTCCCGGCTTCTGAAGTTGGCGCGGGAAACCGGCGTCATCAAAATCGAGATCAACAATCCCTTCGTCGACGCGGAGGATCTGGGTGTTCAACTGGTCGATAAATACCAGATGAATATCCATGTGGCCCCCAACAACTACAACGGCGAGATTTCAACGTTGGACAGTCTTGGAGCCTATACCGCGGAGTATCTGACGCAGACCATCCGGCCCGGTGACATCATCGGTCTTGGGTGGGGCAAGACGATTCATTCCGTCACCACCCATTTGAACAACCATCCGGTGGAGGATACCACGGTCGTCCAGCTCAAGGGCGGCATCAATATCCGCTATCAGGATACGTATGCCGACGAAAGTGTGACCGAGCTTGCCTCCGCTTTGGGAGCCACCCCGCATTTCCTGCCGTTGCCGCCGTTTTTCGACAGCAAGGTGACCAAGGAGATCGTGGAACGCGATCGTTTCATCAAGCAGACCCTTGAGCTTGGCAAAAAGGCCAATATCGCCCTCTACAGCGTCGGCACCGTACGCAACGATGCACTGCTGTTCCAGCTCGGATACTTCAACTCCAAGCAGAAGGCCGCATTGAAGAAGTCGGCTGTGGGTGATGTCGTCTCGCGTTTCATCGACAAGGACGGCAAGGTCGTCAACAAGGATCTGAACGACCGGACCGTCGGCATCGGGCTGTCGGATTTGAAAGCCAAGAAGCACTCGATAGTGGTGGCTGCGGGGATTTTGAAGGCTCCCGCCATCCGTGCGGTGATGAAAGCGGGCTATGCCAACGAATTCATCGTCGATCAGGCGATAGCCCAGGAATTATTAACTTACGAAGATTGA